One segment of Ipomoea triloba cultivar NCNSP0323 chromosome 12, ASM357664v1 DNA contains the following:
- the LOC115998380 gene encoding cytochrome P450 CYP736A12-like codes for MMMNTTAWIWAGFAAVVAAIVVYEAFTNNKRKRLPPGPKGLPILGHLHLLGKNPHQDMQKLSKTYGPMMYLRLGLVDNIIVSSPQAAERFLKTHDLNFASRPPNQAAKYIAYDQRDLAFGQYGPFWRNMRKLCTLELLSNLKINSFQSMRREELGLVVDSFKHAAQQGEAVDLSSTISSMSMDMSCRMVFGKTYKNQDFGELGFKALIHEIVYLAAVPNVGDYFPYLGKLDVQGFTHRMKAVGKLTDQFMERIVEEHEEAATKGITHKTKDFVDTLLEIMKSSNTDFRFDRKHVKAMMLDILVTSMDTSSTVIEWTMSELFKHPEIMKKVRDEVAEKVGYDRMVEEADLEGLEYLEMVVKESLRLHPVVPLLLPHIAMDDCVVDGFHVPKNTRVMVNVWAIGRDPNVWSNPEKFIPERFSKSRVEYRGRNFELIPFGSGRRSCPGLQLGITVVQLVVAQLVHCFDWTLPNKMLPEDLDMTESFGLVISREKHLMAIPTYRLPQ; via the exons ATGATGATGAACACTACGGCGTGGATTTGGGCAGGGTTTGCAGCAGTGGTGGCAGCCATTGTTGTGTACGAGGCATTTAcgaacaacaaaaggaaaaggTTGCCACCAGGTCCCAAAGGGTTACCAATATTGGGACACCTTCATTTGCTGGGGAAAAACCCGCACCAAGATATGCAAAAACTGTCGAAAACGTACGGTCCTATGATGTACCTACGACTAGGGCTGGTGGACAACATCATCGTATCATCACCTCAAGCGGCTGAGCGGTTTCTGAAGACACACGACCTGAATTTCGCGAGCAGGCCACCAAACCAAGCTGCCAAGTACATAGCCTATGACCAAAGGGATTTGGCGTTCGGGCAATACGGTCCGTTTTGGCGCAACATGCGAAAGCTCTGCACCTTAGAGCTCCTCAGCAATCTCAAGATCAATTCCTTTCAATCCATGAGAAGAGAAGAGTTGGGTCTTGTGGTAGACTCGTTCAAGCACGCAGCACAACAAGGCGAGGCTGTTGATTTGAGTTCCACAATTTCTTCCATGAGCATGGACATGAGTTGTCGGATGGTGTTTGGGAAGACCTACAAGAATCAGGATTTTGGGGAATTGGGGTTTAAGGCTTTGATTCATGAAATTGTTTATCTGGCCGCGGTACCCAATGTTGGGGACTATTTTCCTTATCTTGGCAAACTTGATGTTCAAGGCTTCACTCACCGGATGAAGGCTGTGGGTAAGCTCACCGACCAATTCATGGAGAGGATTGTGGAAGAGCACGAAGAGGCTGCTACCAAAGGCATCACTCACAAAACCAAAGATTTTGTTGATACCTTGTTGGAAATCATGAAGTCTAGCAACACTGACTTTCGATTCGATCGCAAACATGTCAAGGCTATGATGCTG GATATACTTGTAACTTCAATGGACACATCTTCCACTGTGATAGAATGGACGATGTCTGAGCTTTTTAAACATCCAGAAATAATGAAGAAAGTGAGGGATGAAGTGGCTGAAAAAGTTGGGTATGATAGGATGGTGGAGGAGGCAGATCTTGAGGGTTTGGAATATCTAGAAATGGTCGTAAAAGAATCGCTAAGGCTTCACCCAGTGGTGCCGTTACTTCTCCCTCATATAGCAATGGATGATTGTGTAGTTGATGGCTTTCATGTACCAAAAAACACAAGAGTAATGGTCAATGTTTGGGCAATTGGACGTGATCCAAATGTGTGGAGCAATCCAGAAAAGTTCATTCCAGAAAGGTTTAGTAAAAGCCGTGTTGAGTATAGAGGTAGGAATTTTGAGTTAATCCCTTTTGGTTCAGGGAGGAGAAGTTGTCCCGGCTTACAACTTGGAATCACCGTTGTTCAATTAGTGGTGGCACAATTAGTGCATTGCTTTGACTGGACTCTACCAAATAAGATGCTACCAGAAGACCTTGACATGACTGAATCATTCGGTCTTGTAATAAGCAGAGAGAAACATTTGATGGCTATTCCAACATACCGTTTGCCTCAGTAA
- the LOC115998154 gene encoding cytochrome P450 CYP736A12-like gives MMNTAWIWTAFAVIAAISVFKALFLKKGKRFPPGPRGLPILGHFHLVGKNPHQDLHKLAKTYGPIMHLRFGLVHNIVASTPEAAKQFLKTHDLNFATRPPSEAAKYISNGQKGLSFGQYGPYWRNVRKLCTLEFLSNLKINSYQSMRREELCLLVESIKQAAQNGESVDLSSKASSLSANMSCRMVFGKKYEDKDLGEKGFKAAIQEAVTITAIPNLGDYFPLLGKLDVQGLTKRMKAVGKLFDEFLEKIINDHEEATSKGKVQTTKDFVDTILEIMKSGQSSVQFTREHVKSVMLDILIASIDTSSSVIEWTMSELFRHPEIMEKVKEEIERHVGLDRMVEESDLEHFKYLEIVIKESLRMHPVVPLLLPHAAIEDCEVDGFHIPKGATVTVNVWAIGRDPNVWSDPEKFFPERFNKSSVEYRGQDFELLPFGSGRRSCPGMQLGITVVRLVVAQLLHCFDWKLSNGMLPKDLDMTEESGLSLSRAEHLRAIPTYRLHI, from the exons ATGATGAACACCGCATGGATATGGACGGCATTTGCAGTGATCGCTGCAATTTCCGTTTTCAAAGCATTATTTCTGAAGAAAGGAAAGAGGTTTCCACCAGGTCCCAGAGGGCTGCCAATTTTGGGACATTTCCATTTGGTTGGGAAAAATCCCCATCAAGATCTCCATAAATTGGCCAAAACCTATGGCCCTATTATGCACTTGCGATTTGGGTTAGTCCACAATATCGTCGCATCAACGCCAGAAGCCGCCAAGCAATTTCTCAAGACCCACGATCTCAATTTCGCCACCAGACCACCGAGCGAGGCCGCTAAGTACATCTCAAACGGCCAAAAAGGTTTGTCGTTTGGCCAATACGGTCCGTATTGGCGAAACGTTCGGAAGCTGTGCACCTTGGAGTTCCTAAGCAATCTCAAGATCAATTCCTACCAATCCATGAGAAGAGAAGAGTTATGTCTTCTCGTAGAATCAATCAAGCAAGCAGCTCAGAACGGCGAATCTGTTGATTTGAGCTCCAAAGCTTCTTCCCTGAGTGCAAACATGAGCTGTAGAATGGTGTTCGGGAAGAAGTACGAGGATAAAGACCTTGGTGAGAAGGGATTCAAGGCTGCGATTCAAGAAGCAGTTACGATCACAGCTATCCCTAATCTCGGCGACTATTTTCCTCTTCTCGGTAAACTTGATGTTCAAGGATTGACGAAACGGATGAAGGCTGTCGGAAAACTGTTCGATGAATTCTTAGAGAAGATCATTAACGACCATGAAGAAGCTACCAGCAAAGGAAAGGTTCAGACTACTAAGGATTTTGTGGATACCATATTGGAGATTATGAAGTCGGGACAATCTTCAGTTCAGTTTACTCGCGAACATGTTAAATCCGTTATGCTG GACATTCTTATTGCTTCAATAGACACATCATCATCTGTAATAGAATGGACAATGTCTGAACTCTTCCGACACCCGGAGATAATGGAAAAGGTAAAAGAAGAAATAGAGAGGCATGTAGGGCTTGATAGGATGGTTGAGGAGAGTGATTTGGAGCACTTCAAATACTTAGAAATAGTCATTAAGGAATCTTTAAGGATGCATCCGGTTGTGCCATTACTCCTTCCTCATGCAGCGATAGAAGATTGTGAAGTTGATGGCTTTCACATTCCTAAAGGCGCAACTGTTACTGTGAATGTTTGGGCTATTGGACGTGATCCAAATGTGTGGAGTGACCCTGAAAAATTCTTTCCAGAAAGGTTTAATAAAAGTAGCGTTGAATACAGAGGTCAGGATTTTGAACTTCTCCCGTTCGGGTCAGGAAGGAGAAGTTGCCCTGGAATGCAACTTGGAATAACTGTGGTTCGACTAGTGGTAGCACAACTACTCCATTGTTTTGATTGGAAGCTTTCAAATGGGATGTTACCCAAAGACTTGGACATGACTGAAGAATCTGGCCTCAGTTTGAGCCGAGCAGAGCACTTGAGGGCTATTCCAACCTATCGtttgcatatttaa
- the LOC115998418 gene encoding cytochrome P450 CYP736A12-like, with translation MMNTALIWTAFAVLIAAVSVFKAFLEKKGKKLPPGPRGLPILGHFHLVGKNPHQDLHKLAKTYGPIMHLRFGLVHNIVASTPEAAKQFLKTHDLNFATRPPSEAAKYISNGQKGLSFGQYGPYWRNVRKLCTLEFLSNLKINSYQSMRREELCLLVESFKQAAQNREAVDLSVKVSSLSANMSCRMVFGKKYEDKDLGEKGFKAVIQEAVKITALPNLGDYFPLLGKLDVQGLTKRMKNVGQLFDEFLEKIINEHEQATSKGNTETTKDFVDTMLEIMKSGESPVQFTREHVKSVMLDMLIASMDTSSSVIEWTMSELFKHPEIMRKVKEEIESHVGLDRMVEEKDLEHFKYLEIVIKESLRMHPVVPLLLPHAAREDCEVDGFHIPKNAIVTVNVWAIGRDPNVWSDPEKFIPERFNKSSVEYRGQDFELLPFGSGRRSCPGMQLGITVVRLVVAQLIHCFDWSLPDGMLPKNLDMTEESGLVLSRAQHLMAIPAYRLCI, from the exons ATGATGAACACCGCATTGATATGGACGGCGTTTGCAGTACTGATCGCTGCAGTTTCCGTCTTCAAAGCTTTTCTGGAGAAGAAAGGAAAGAAGCTGCCACCAGGTCCCAGAGGGCTACCAATTTTGGGGCATTTCCATTTGGTTGGGAAAAATCCCCATCAAGATCTCCATAAACTCGCCAAAACCTACGGCCCTATTATGCACTTGCGCTTTGGGTTAGTCCACAATATCGTCGCATCAACGCCAGAAGCCGCCAAGCAATTTCTCAAGACACACGATCTCAATTTCGCCACCAGACCACCGAGCGAGGCCGCTAAGTACATCTCAAATGGCCAAAAAGGTTTGTCTTTTGGCCAATACGGTCCGTATTGGCGCAACGTTCGGAAGCTATGCACCTTGGAGTTCCTAAGCAATCTCAAGATCAATTCATACCAATCCATGAGAAGAGAAGAGTTGTGTCTTCTCGTAGAATCATTCAAGCAAGCCGCTCAGAACCGCGAAGCTGTTGATTTGAGCGTCAAAGTTTCTTCCCTGAGTGCAAACATGAGCTGTAGGATGGTGTTCGGGAAGAAGTACGAGGATAAAGACCTTGGTGAGAAGGGATTCAAGGCTGTGATTCAAGAAGCAGTTAAGATCACAGCTCTCCCTAATCTCGGCGACTATTTTCCTCTTCTTGGTAAGCTTGATGTTCAAGGATTGACGAAACGGATGAAAAACGTTGGTCAGCTCTTTGATGAATTTCTAGAGAAGATCATTAATGAGCACGAACAAGCTACCAGCAAAGGAAACACTGAAACAACTAAGGATTTTGTGGATACCATGTTGGAGATTATGAAATCCGGAGAATCTCCAGTCCAATTCACTCGAGAGCATGTCAAATCTGTTATGCTG GACATGCTTATTGCTTCAATGGACACATCATCATCCGTAATAGAATGGACAATGTCTGAACTCTTCAAACATCCGGAGATAATGAGAAAGGTAAAAGAAGAAATAGAGAGCCATGTAGGGCTTGATAGGATGGTGGAGGAGAAGGATTTGGAGCACTTCAAATACTTAGAAATTGTCATTAAAGAATCATTAAGGATGCATCCGGTGGTGCCATTACTCCTTCCTCATGCAGCCAGAGAAGATTGTGAAGTTGATGGCTTTCACATTCCTAAAAATGCAATAGTTACAGTAAATGTTTGGGCAATTGGGCGTGATCCAAATGTGTGGAGTGATCCAGAAAAATTTATTCCTGAAAGGTTTAATAAAAGTAGTGTTGAGTACAGAGGTCAAGATTTTGAACTTCTGCCGTTTGGGTCAGGGAGGAGAAGTTGTCCAGGAATGCAACTTGGAATAACTGTGGTTCGACTAGTGGTAGCACAACTAATCCATTGCTTTGATTGGAGTCTTCCTGATGGAATGTTACCCAAAAACTTGGATATGACTGAAGAATCTGGTCTTGTGCTAAGTCGAGCCCAACATTTGATGGCTATTCCTGCGTAtcgtttatgtatttaa
- the LOC115998550 gene encoding cytochrome P450 CYP736A12-like: protein MAWIWTAFAVLAAISILKVLFTKNKGKRLPPGPRGLPILGHFHLVGKNPHKDLQKLAKTYGPIMHLRFGFVDNIVASTPAAAKMFLKTHDLNFATRPLSEAAKYISNGQKGLSFGQYGPYWRNVRKLCTLEFLSNLKINSFQPMRREELCLLVESFKQAAQNGEAVNLSAKVSSLSVNMSCRMVFGKKYEDKDIGEKGFKAVIQEAVHLTALPNLGDYFPFIGKLDVQGLTKRMKAVGKLFDEFLEKIIDEHEQGKTKGNTQTTKDFVGTMLEIMKSGETSFQFTREHVKSVMLDMLIASLDTSSSVIEWTMSELLKHPEVMRTVKEELESQVGLDRMVEEKDLEQLKYLEIVIKESLRLHPVVPLLLPHASIEDCDVDGFHVPKNSTVTVNVWAIGRDPSAWSDAEKFIPERFNKNSIEYKGQDFEFLPFGSGRRSCPGMQLGITIVRLVVAQLVHCFDWNLPNGLLPKDLDMTEEFGLVLSRANHLMAIPTYRLSI, encoded by the exons ATGGCGTGGATTTGGACAGCCTTTGCAGTTCTTGCTGCCATTTCTATCCTCAAAGTGTTGTTTACGAAGAACAAAGGCAAAAGGCTGCCGCCAGGTCCCAGAGGGCTGCCAATTTTGGGACATTTCCATTTGGTCGGGAAAAATCCTCATAAAGATCTGCAAAAACTGGCCAAAACCTACGGCCCAATCATGCATTTGCGGTTTGGATTTGTCGACAACATCGTCGCTTCAACGCCGGCAGCCGCCAAGATGTTTCTCAAGACCCACGATCTCAATTTCGCCACCAGACCACTCAGCGAGGCCGCTAAGTACATCTCAAACGGCCAAAAAGGTTTGTCTTTTGGGCAATATGGTCCGTATTGGCGCAACGTTCGGAAGCTATGCACCTTGGAGTTCCTAAGCAATCTCAAAATCAATTCATTCCAACCCATGAGAAGAGAAGAGTTATGTCTTCTCGTAGAATCATTCAAGCAGGCGGCTCAGAACGGCGAGGCGGTTAATTTGAGCGCCAAAGTTTCTTCCCTGAGCGTAAACATGAGCTGTCGGATGGTGTTCGGGAAGAAGTACGAGGATAAAGACATTGGTGAGAAGGGATTCAAGGCCGTGATTCAAGAAGCAGTTCATCTCACGGCTCTCCCTAATCTTGGGGATTATTTCCCTTTCATTGGTAAGCTTGATGTTCAAGGGTTAACTAAACGGATGAAGGCCGTAGGCAAACTCTTTGATGAATTCTTGGAGAAGATCATTGATGAGCATGAACAGGGAAAAACCAAAGGTAACACCCAAACAACTAAGGATTTTGTGGGTACCATGTTGGAGATTATGAAGTCAGGAGAAACTTCGTTTCAGTTCACCCGTGAACATGTCAAGTCTGTTATGCTG GATATGCTTATAGCTTCATTGGACACATCATCATCTGTAATAGAATGGACAATGTCTGAACTCCTCAAACATCCCGAAGTAATGAGGACAGTAAAGGAAGAATTAGAGAGCCAAGTGGGGCTTGATAGGATGGTGGAGGAGAAGGATTTGGAGCAATTGAAATACTTAGAAATAGTCATTAAGGAATCTTTAAGGTTGCATCCGGTTGTGCCATTACTTCTCCCTCATGCATCCATAGAAGATTGTGATGTTGATGGCTTTCATGTGCCTAAAAATTCTACAGTTACAGTGAATGTTTGGGCAATTGGTCGTGATCCAAGTGCGTGGAGTGATGCAGAAAAATTCATCccagaaagatttaataaaaatagtatTGAGTACAAAGGTCAGGATTTTGAATTTCTTCCATTTGGATCAGGGAGGAGAAGCTGTCCCGGAATGCAACTTGGAATAACCATAGTTCGACTTGTGGTAGCGCAACTGGTCCATTGCTTTGATTGGAATCTTCCAAATGGATTATTACCCAAAGATTTAGACATGACAGAGGAATTTGGATTAGTGCTAAGCCGAGCAAATCATTTGATGGCTATTCCTACCTATCGATTaagcatttaa